One Frankia alni ACN14a DNA window includes the following coding sequences:
- a CDS encoding helicase HerA domain-containing protein: protein MITELDALAAVRLDWVHALEDVWRSSPVHVDGLHTQPRRRILAALMEADTRKPLGVVVQGQAGAGKTHLLGWVRQQVQELGGYFFLVGHASSEAFHASVVGSMLSDLFRPVDGETQLRRFLRSLCELLRVPAELTASVVGETALEPGHLKDLIVALGDHDRALARECQHTLRALTLYNSDDYDELTVGETYLRSMDEQEPGERARRGIRPATRRPADIVHELSRLLALTGPSVIAVDQVDTVVAEAAVRDDDPDGRRGGSVAFNVLADGLLMLHERTERTLCLLACLPASWILFRENAVTSVRDRFHEIMPLNRLEDPAITVRIIERRFREDFDRIGFTPPYPTWPVKRAAFDRAPHYTPRELLQRIDRHLETCLSAGVVRELDDFSAQPDAHAAARAAEPATPDASATAAGSAGTVGSGMAGIAGEVAGQAEAQPAAASQEGARRVGSTPAADGNSTGPASTAGTPPHPAEPSLAALDAVFAELVATVPSVTPANEDIVMPELLNAGLTAWITENGGTRRGFGLEPSPSARPPLHARLSHILNAETGEQAQWSFRAITSGHGRAILPRITSACVMSGIAAGNPRRRLFLLRNTDWGHGTKTHEALAAFTEAGGVVHRLDRDDLATFAALRTLFDRQHPHLREWLTARRPASATSLLRTALGDAAVEPPGGAAEPEAGAARTVDDRAGAAGGCPTPANGSPDRVAGIPAPTKRTSAPGTPSAFVLGTSLASAEPARLDLAVLRRHVAIFAGSGSGKTVLIRRLIEEAALRGVSSIVLDPNNDLARLGEAWPSPPAGWQGEDKSLADDYLAGTDVVIWTPRRDGGRPVSFQPLPDFAGLRDDPDEFAAAIDAAVATLAARAGVTGATSRASIGRAILTAALRHFARGNRSGLTAFVELLADLPDGVTDLDPADKLAKGLAQTLRAAMVNDPLFGGQGAPVDPGALLRPAPGRRARVSVISLIGLPQDEQRQSFVNQLQLALFAWVKRNPAGERPLGGLFVMDEAQTFAPSGPTTACTASTLALAAQARKYGLGLVFATQAPKNLHNGIPGNATTQLFGRLNSPTQIDAARLMARASGGDAADIGRLGVGEFYATSEALTFEKIRTPLCLTHHPASPLTDEEVIARARED from the coding sequence ATGATCACCGAACTGGACGCCCTGGCCGCTGTCAGGCTGGACTGGGTGCACGCGCTGGAGGACGTCTGGCGCAGCTCCCCGGTCCATGTCGACGGCCTGCACACGCAGCCGCGGCGACGCATCCTCGCCGCGCTGATGGAGGCCGACACGCGCAAGCCGCTCGGCGTCGTCGTGCAGGGCCAGGCCGGCGCGGGCAAGACGCACCTGCTTGGCTGGGTCCGTCAGCAGGTCCAGGAACTCGGCGGGTACTTCTTCCTGGTCGGGCACGCGAGCAGCGAGGCGTTCCATGCCAGCGTCGTCGGGTCGATGCTGTCCGACCTGTTCCGGCCCGTCGACGGGGAGACCCAGCTTCGACGGTTCCTGCGGTCGCTGTGCGAGCTGCTGCGCGTACCCGCGGAGCTGACCGCCTCCGTCGTGGGCGAGACGGCGTTGGAGCCGGGGCACCTGAAGGACCTCATCGTCGCGCTGGGCGACCACGACCGGGCGCTGGCCCGGGAATGTCAGCACACCCTGCGGGCCCTGACGCTGTACAACTCCGACGACTACGACGAGCTGACCGTTGGCGAGACCTATCTGCGATCGATGGACGAACAGGAGCCCGGCGAGCGGGCCCGCCGCGGCATCCGGCCCGCCACCCGCCGCCCGGCCGACATCGTGCACGAGCTGTCCCGGCTGCTGGCCCTGACCGGGCCAAGCGTGATTGCGGTGGACCAGGTCGACACGGTTGTGGCCGAGGCAGCGGTCCGTGACGACGATCCGGACGGGCGGCGCGGCGGGTCGGTGGCGTTCAACGTGCTCGCCGATGGGCTGCTCATGCTGCACGAGCGGACCGAGCGGACGCTGTGCCTGCTGGCCTGCCTGCCGGCGAGCTGGATCCTGTTCCGGGAGAACGCGGTGACGTCCGTGCGCGACCGCTTCCACGAGATCATGCCGCTCAATCGGCTTGAGGATCCCGCGATCACCGTCCGGATCATCGAGCGGCGGTTCCGGGAGGACTTCGACCGGATCGGCTTCACCCCGCCGTACCCGACCTGGCCGGTGAAGCGCGCGGCGTTCGACCGCGCTCCCCATTACACCCCGCGCGAGCTGCTACAACGCATCGACCGGCATCTGGAGACCTGCCTGTCCGCCGGCGTCGTCCGCGAGCTGGACGACTTCTCCGCGCAACCCGACGCGCACGCTGCCGCCCGGGCCGCCGAACCAGCCACGCCCGATGCGTCCGCAACCGCGGCCGGATCCGCCGGGACCGTCGGATCCGGTATGGCTGGGATCGCGGGGGAAGTGGCCGGCCAGGCCGAAGCCCAGCCGGCGGCGGCGTCCCAGGAGGGTGCGAGGCGGGTCGGTTCGACACCCGCGGCGGACGGGAACTCGACCGGGCCGGCCTCGACCGCGGGGACGCCGCCGCACCCGGCCGAACCGTCCCTGGCGGCGCTGGACGCGGTGTTCGCCGAACTGGTCGCAACCGTGCCGAGCGTGACGCCGGCCAATGAGGACATCGTCATGCCGGAGCTACTGAACGCGGGACTCACCGCCTGGATCACCGAGAACGGCGGGACGCGCCGCGGCTTCGGCCTCGAACCGAGCCCGAGCGCCCGGCCGCCGCTGCACGCCCGGCTGTCCCACATCCTCAACGCCGAGACCGGCGAGCAGGCTCAGTGGTCGTTCCGGGCGATCACTTCCGGCCACGGCCGGGCGATCCTGCCCCGCATCACCAGCGCCTGCGTCATGTCCGGGATCGCCGCCGGCAACCCGCGCCGGCGGCTGTTCCTGCTGCGCAACACCGACTGGGGCCACGGCACGAAGACGCACGAGGCACTCGCCGCCTTCACCGAGGCGGGCGGCGTCGTGCACCGCCTCGACCGCGACGACCTGGCAACCTTCGCGGCGCTGCGGACCCTGTTCGACCGCCAGCATCCCCACCTGCGCGAATGGCTGACCGCGCGCCGCCCCGCCAGCGCAACGTCCCTGCTGCGCACGGCCTTGGGGGACGCCGCCGTCGAACCCCCCGGCGGCGCCGCGGAACCCGAGGCCGGCGCCGCGCGGACAGTGGACGACAGGGCGGGTGCGGCCGGCGGCTGTCCGACACCGGCGAACGGCTCCCCCGACCGGGTCGCCGGCATCCCCGCCCCCACCAAGCGGACGAGCGCGCCGGGCACGCCGTCCGCGTTCGTACTCGGCACCTCGCTGGCTTCGGCGGAACCGGCCCGGCTCGATCTGGCCGTCCTGCGCCGGCACGTGGCGATCTTCGCCGGGTCGGGGTCGGGCAAGACCGTCCTGATCCGGCGGCTGATCGAGGAGGCGGCGCTGCGGGGCGTGTCCTCGATCGTGCTGGACCCGAACAACGACCTGGCCCGGCTGGGCGAGGCGTGGCCGAGTCCGCCGGCCGGCTGGCAGGGCGAGGACAAGAGCCTCGCCGACGACTACCTCGCCGGCACCGACGTGGTGATCTGGACGCCACGGCGCGACGGCGGCCGGCCGGTGAGCTTCCAGCCGCTGCCCGACTTCGCCGGTCTGCGCGACGACCCGGACGAGTTCGCCGCGGCGATCGACGCGGCCGTGGCCACTCTCGCGGCGCGGGCGGGCGTGACCGGCGCGACGTCCCGGGCCAGCATCGGCCGGGCGATCCTCACCGCCGCGCTGCGCCATTTCGCCCGAGGGAACCGGTCCGGTCTGACCGCGTTCGTCGAGCTGCTCGCGGACCTGCCCGACGGGGTGACCGACCTCGACCCGGCGGACAAGCTCGCGAAGGGCCTGGCCCAGACACTGCGCGCGGCGATGGTGAATGATCCGCTGTTCGGCGGGCAGGGCGCGCCGGTCGATCCCGGGGCGCTGCTGCGCCCGGCCCCGGGACGCCGCGCCCGCGTCTCCGTGATCAGCCTGATCGGGCTGCCCCAGGACGAGCAGCGGCAGAGCTTCGTCAACCAGCTCCAGCTCGCCCTGTTCGCCTGGGTGAAACGCAACCCCGCGGGCGAGCGTCCCCTCGGCGGGCTGTTCGTCATGGACGAGGCGCAGACGTTCGCCCCGTCCGGGCCGACCACCGCCTGCACCGCCAGCACGCTGGCGCTGGCCGCCCAGGCGCGCAAGTACGGCCTCGGGCTGGTGTTCGCGACCCAGGCGCCGAAGAACCTGCACAACGGCATCCCCGGCAACGCCACCACGCAGTTGTTCGGCCGGCTCAACAGCCCGACCCAGATCGACGCGGCCCGGCTGATGGCGCGCGCCAGCGGCGGCGACGCGGCGGACATCGGCCGGCTCGGCGTCGGCGAGTTCTACGCCACCAGCGAGGCGCTGACCTTCGAGAAGATCCGCACCCCGCTGTGCCTGACCCACCATCCCGCCTCCCCCCTGACCGACGAGGAGGTCATCGCCCGCGCCAGGGAGGACTAA
- a CDS encoding ParA family protein encodes MHELGGPNPPRTPFLRVYGRLVAALETVREASYDLVLFDCAPNFGVLTRTAIVASNCLLVPSRRIGFPLRRSTTSGNGSIISSASTTTERARQRHGREFLLG; translated from the coding sequence ATCCACGAGCTCGGCGGCCCGAATCCCCCACGAACGCCGTTCCTCCGGGTATACGGACGACTTGTCGCTGCGCTGGAGACCGTGCGGGAGGCCAGTTATGATCTCGTGCTGTTCGACTGCGCGCCGAACTTCGGAGTTCTGACCCGGACGGCGATCGTCGCCAGCAACTGCCTACTGGTACCGAGCCGTCGGATCGGCTTTCCACTCAGGCGATCGACCACCTCGGGGAACGGCTCGATCATTTCGTCGGCGAGTACGACGACAGAGCGGGCCCGGCAGCGACACGGAAGGGAATTCCTGCTCGGCTGA
- a CDS encoding PIN-like domain-containing protein — MAASKFGLFDGFEAYRTPSVEDYRRVLTSGMVVPDTNVLLNLYRYHPDARDNLLDVLTGLGERVWAPHQVVAEFWTQRTNVLRDPRGTTAAQSELLKLRDQADKVIRTWVNRLSLDLVEATGLHRALAAGFDHVSERIAATHDREMARYSTDSNLDPVVKRLATILERRVGPALPPDEHREAVDEGLRRVEQQRPPGYKDGTKKGAAPAGDYVLWKQIQVEAGARHCAVLFVTGDVKEDWWRLDQGLPVGPRPELVRELLDTAGCALYMVRPDTLLRLAGEMLSVEVPAAALADVGRVQQLQQERNDRDDEPEDQETGWTAVALDAVLGRLRQEAAVQARAIERAAESDGFISREEVYRIGYGADRSLRGFTRPVRRIVAYFQGRGRIPLDAEPLLDAVYDDQSGQAIGFQLPVSVTALLGSPADPAVDED, encoded by the coding sequence TTGGCGGCAAGCAAGTTCGGCCTGTTCGACGGGTTCGAGGCGTACCGCACGCCGTCGGTCGAGGACTACCGGCGGGTGCTGACGAGTGGCATGGTCGTGCCGGACACGAACGTCCTGCTCAACCTGTATCGCTATCACCCGGACGCGCGCGACAACCTGTTGGATGTGCTCACCGGGCTCGGCGAACGGGTGTGGGCACCGCATCAGGTGGTCGCGGAGTTCTGGACCCAGCGCACCAACGTGCTGCGCGACCCGCGGGGCACGACGGCGGCCCAGAGCGAGCTGCTGAAGCTGCGCGACCAGGCTGACAAGGTGATACGCACCTGGGTTAACCGGCTCTCCCTCGACCTGGTGGAGGCGACCGGCCTACACAGGGCCCTCGCTGCCGGGTTCGACCATGTGTCGGAGCGGATCGCGGCCACCCATGACCGCGAGATGGCACGATATTCCACCGACTCGAACCTCGACCCCGTCGTGAAGCGACTGGCGACCATTCTCGAGCGGCGGGTCGGTCCCGCTCTGCCGCCCGACGAGCACCGCGAGGCGGTCGACGAGGGTCTGCGCAGGGTCGAGCAGCAGCGCCCGCCCGGTTACAAGGACGGCACGAAGAAGGGTGCCGCTCCGGCTGGCGACTACGTGCTCTGGAAGCAGATCCAGGTGGAGGCCGGCGCGCGACACTGCGCCGTCCTCTTCGTCACCGGAGACGTCAAGGAGGACTGGTGGCGTCTCGACCAGGGCCTCCCCGTGGGCCCGCGGCCCGAACTCGTCCGGGAGCTGCTCGACACCGCCGGCTGCGCCCTGTACATGGTCCGGCCCGACACGCTGCTCCGGCTGGCCGGGGAGATGCTCAGCGTCGAGGTGCCCGCCGCCGCGCTGGCCGACGTCGGTCGCGTCCAGCAACTGCAGCAGGAGCGGAACGATCGGGACGACGAGCCCGAGGACCAGGAGACCGGCTGGACCGCGGTGGCGCTCGACGCGGTCCTCGGCCGGCTGCGCCAGGAGGCGGCGGTGCAGGCGCGGGCGATCGAGCGGGCCGCCGAGTCCGACGGTTTCATCAGCCGCGAGGAGGTGTACCGGATCGGCTACGGGGCGGACCGCAGCCTGCGCGGGTTCACCCGTCCCGTGCGCCGCATCGTCGCCTACTTCCAGGGCCGCGGGCGCATCCCGCTCGACGCCGAGCCGCTGCTGGACGCCGTCTACGACGACCAGTCCGGCCAGGCCATCGGCTTCCAGCTCCCCGTCTCCGTCACCGCGCTGCTCGGCTCCCCCGCCGACCCGGCGGTCGACGAGGACTGA
- a CDS encoding NUDIX hydrolase, with the protein MTYTSPVDVLLLLVRDDQVLLALRAGTGFADGWWNLPSGKLEHNEDAASALVREAREETGLVLDRSRLCLTATIHSRNDRGSARLGLVFRPASWTGEPVNAEPEKCAGIAWFPLDAIPARTYRTSRTGIELFRRGENFAAKGW; encoded by the coding sequence ATGACCTACACGAGTCCCGTGGACGTGCTTCTGCTCCTGGTCCGCGACGACCAGGTGCTGCTTGCCCTGCGTGCGGGAACCGGATTCGCCGACGGTTGGTGGAACCTGCCCAGCGGGAAGCTCGAACACAACGAGGACGCCGCCAGCGCGCTCGTGCGCGAGGCCCGCGAGGAGACCGGCCTCGTCCTCGATCGGTCCAGGCTCTGCCTCACCGCCACGATCCACTCCCGCAATGACCGCGGCAGCGCGCGCCTCGGCCTGGTCTTCCGGCCGGCGAGTTGGACGGGCGAGCCGGTCAACGCCGAGCCGGAGAAGTGCGCCGGAATCGCCTGGTTCCCCCTCGACGCGATCCCCGCGCGGACCTACAGAACCTCCCGCACCGGCATCGAGCTGTTCCGCCGCGGCGAGAACTTCGCCGCCAAGGGATGGTGA
- a CDS encoding esterase-like activity of phytase family protein produces the protein MTSIRRTVLAAAAAAALACSAAATASASTTTAASTTASTLTTAPGSRAAAGASAAPGGPRERVCPPGAVAVGFSDALDKASIGGVTVGGLSGLAADWRSGGYVAVQDHSGTDPARLFFFRDPRHPTPTGTLTLRRPDGIPYDAAGFDGEGVAVLPDGRFLVSSETEPSVRVFGRDGRQAGQLAVPARFAVAPAGEATANATLEGLSISPSGRFVYAAMEGTLAGDAPATEAAATDAAGPGQPGSGQPGSGQPGAGQPGSGQAPFRRILVYAADPGAADGFRLIRQLGYRVDPGNRIAEATAYGDGRLVVLEAAFTPNVGNTATLYAVTGADRAPDVGGIADLATAPAADIIVKQPVADLVRCPTLGAPSREPQLNPLLDNYEGLAVAAPPAGRGPATLTLISDDNLAATQITRVLTLAAPLP, from the coding sequence GTGACATCGATCCGTCGCACCGTTCTGGCCGCCGCCGCGGCCGCGGCACTCGCGTGTTCCGCCGCCGCGACCGCAAGCGCATCGACGACGACAGCCGCGTCGACGACGGCGAGCACGCTGACGACGGCCCCCGGGAGTCGTGCGGCGGCCGGTGCCTCGGCGGCGCCGGGCGGGCCGCGGGAGCGGGTCTGCCCGCCCGGCGCGGTCGCCGTCGGGTTCAGCGACGCGCTGGACAAGGCGTCGATCGGCGGCGTGACGGTCGGCGGGTTGTCGGGGCTCGCGGCGGACTGGCGCAGCGGCGGGTACGTGGCGGTCCAGGACCACAGCGGGACGGATCCGGCGCGGCTGTTCTTCTTCCGCGACCCGCGCCACCCCACGCCGACGGGCACGCTGACCCTGCGCCGACCGGACGGCATCCCGTACGACGCGGCGGGCTTCGACGGGGAGGGTGTCGCCGTCCTGCCGGACGGGCGGTTCCTGGTCAGCTCGGAGACGGAGCCGTCCGTGCGGGTGTTCGGCCGGGACGGTCGGCAGGCCGGGCAGCTCGCGGTGCCGGCCCGGTTCGCGGTCGCGCCCGCCGGCGAGGCGACGGCGAACGCCACCCTGGAGGGCCTGTCGATCTCGCCGTCGGGGCGGTTCGTCTACGCCGCGATGGAGGGCACGCTCGCCGGGGACGCCCCGGCCACAGAGGCCGCCGCCACAGACGCCGCCGGTCCCGGACAGCCGGGGAGCGGACAGCCCGGGAGCGGACAGCCCGGGGCCGGACAGCCCGGGAGCGGGCAGGCCCCGTTCCGGCGGATCCTCGTCTACGCCGCCGACCCCGGCGCGGCCGACGGCTTCCGGCTGATCCGCCAGCTCGGCTACCGGGTCGACCCGGGCAACCGGATCGCCGAGGCGACGGCCTACGGTGACGGGCGGCTGGTCGTGCTGGAGGCGGCGTTCACGCCGAACGTCGGCAACACCGCGACCCTCTACGCCGTCACCGGCGCCGACCGGGCCCCGGACGTCGGCGGCATCGCCGACCTCGCCACCGCGCCGGCCGCCGACATCATCGTCAAGCAGCCGGTCGCGGACCTCGTCCGCTGCCCGACCCTCGGCGCGCCCAGCCGGGAGCCGCAGCTCAACCCGCTGCTCGACAACTACGAGGGGCTCGCCGTCGCCGCGCCGCCGGCCGGTCGCGGCCCGGCGACGCTCACCCTGATCAGCGACGACAACCTCGCCGCCACCCAGATCACCCGCGTACTCACCCTCGCCGCGCCCCTGCCCTGA
- a CDS encoding ATP-binding protein: protein MPIWHIRPYETVDYAATVRLLEEVRSTPGGPPINLTDTVLALRHEPPDTESPVVVAVAGEHIVGAAIGRKEGGAGRVLTVAIAPAWRHHGIGSGLLQSVENLLLHAGCRRITTLITPGQSGEEAFLNRGFSATGQVLYDKQIPLRPADVSTVERWGGALLSTSEWSNLAGMEDERKLIEQRLLLPVRERELAEAYGVVIPTAMLLFGPPGTGKTSFARAIAARLEWPFVELLPSRLASGAAGLAAELRSAIDDLMGVERVVVFIDEVDEIAQSRETRPENQSVVNELLKAIPLFRGVQGRLLICATNAVSALDPAFVRPGRFDLVLPVGPPDASGRRVLLAGLLERVANKEDIDLDAVVAATDLFTPADLSAVVQRSAAAAFHRAADGTWLHGKPGSDAAGPDGGENPAATPLTTADLLDAARQARPTISLTELDRFRRDAEAFTRI, encoded by the coding sequence GTGCCCATCTGGCACATCCGTCCCTACGAGACCGTCGACTACGCGGCCACCGTGCGGCTGCTCGAGGAGGTGCGCAGCACCCCGGGCGGACCGCCGATCAACCTGACCGACACCGTGCTGGCGCTGCGGCACGAGCCGCCCGACACCGAGTCCCCCGTCGTGGTCGCCGTCGCGGGCGAGCACATCGTGGGGGCCGCGATCGGGCGCAAGGAGGGTGGCGCGGGCCGGGTCCTCACGGTCGCGATCGCGCCGGCCTGGCGTCACCACGGCATCGGCTCCGGCCTGCTGCAGAGCGTGGAGAACCTGCTCCTCCACGCCGGCTGCCGGCGGATCACCACCCTGATCACCCCCGGCCAGTCCGGGGAGGAGGCGTTCCTCAACCGCGGCTTCAGCGCCACCGGGCAGGTGCTCTACGACAAGCAGATCCCGCTGCGCCCGGCGGACGTGTCGACCGTCGAACGCTGGGGTGGGGCGCTGCTGAGCACGTCCGAGTGGTCGAACCTCGCGGGCATGGAGGACGAGCGCAAGCTCATCGAGCAGCGGCTGCTGCTGCCGGTGCGCGAGCGAGAGCTGGCCGAGGCCTACGGCGTGGTCATCCCCACGGCGATGCTGTTGTTCGGGCCGCCGGGAACCGGTAAGACGTCGTTCGCCCGCGCGATCGCCGCCCGGCTGGAGTGGCCGTTCGTGGAGCTGCTGCCGTCGCGGCTGGCCTCGGGGGCGGCCGGGCTCGCCGCCGAGCTGCGTTCGGCGATCGACGACCTGATGGGCGTCGAACGCGTCGTCGTGTTCATCGACGAGGTCGACGAGATCGCCCAGTCCCGCGAGACCCGGCCGGAGAACCAGTCGGTCGTCAACGAGCTGCTCAAGGCGATCCCGCTGTTCCGCGGGGTGCAGGGACGGCTGCTGATCTGCGCGACGAACGCGGTGTCGGCGCTGGACCCGGCGTTCGTCCGGCCCGGCCGGTTCGACCTGGTACTCCCCGTCGGGCCGCCGGACGCCAGCGGACGCCGCGTGCTGCTGGCGGGCCTGCTGGAGCGGGTCGCCAACAAGGAGGACATCGACCTGGACGCGGTGGTGGCCGCGACCGACCTGTTCACCCCCGCGGACCTCTCGGCGGTCGTGCAGCGCTCGGCCGCGGCGGCCTTCCACCGGGCCGCGGACGGCACCTGGCTGCATGGCAAGCCCGGCTCGGACGCGGCCGGTCCCGACGGCGGCGAGAACCCCGCGGCGACGCCGCTGACCACCGCCGACCTGCTCGACGCGGCCCGACAGGCCCGTCCGACGATCAGCCTGACCGAGCTCGACCGCTTCCGCCGGGACGCGGAGGCCTTCACCCGCATCTGA